In a single window of the Danio aesculapii chromosome 20, fDanAes4.1, whole genome shotgun sequence genome:
- the smek1 gene encoding serine/threonine-protein phosphatase 4 regulatory subunit 3 encodes MTDTRRRVKVYTLNEDRQWDDRGTGHVSSAYVERLKGMSLLVRAESDGSLLLESKINPNTAYQKQQDTLIVWSEAENYDLALSFQEKAGCDEIWEKICQVQGKDPSVDITQELIDESEEERFDDMSSPGLELPPCELSRLEEVAELVASSLPSPLRREKLALALENEGYIRKLLELFRVCEDLENREGLHHLYDIIKGIFLLNRTALFEVMFSEECIMDVIGCLEFDPSLPQPRRHREFLTTTARFKEVIPISDPELRQKIHQTYRVQYIQDMVLPTPSVFEENMLSTLHSFIFFNKVEIVGMLQDDEKFLTELFAQLTDEATDDDKRHELVNFLKEFCAFSQTLQPQNRDAFFKTLSNMGILPALEVILGMDDVQVRGAATDIFSYLVEYNPSMVREFVMQESQQNDDDILLINLIIEHMICDTDPELGGAVQLMGLLRTLVDPENMLATANKTEKTEFLSFFYKHCMHVLSAPLLANTTEEKPSKDDFQTCQLLALIVELLTFCVEHHTYHIKNYIINKDILRRVLVLTASQHAFLALCALRFMRKIIGLKDEFYNRYIMRSFLFEPVVKAFLNNGSRYNLINSAIIEMFEYVRVEDVKSLTAHIIENYWKGLEDVDYVQTFKGLKLRYEQQRERQDNPKLDSMRSILRNHRFRRDARTLEDEEEMWFNTDEEDLEDGEAVVPPSDKMKNDEDLMDPISKFMERKKLKDSEEKEVLTGKASLSGRQSPSFKLSFSSSPKASLSSPPTASLHPGSPGSPSSPGTGARSSPPSAAVTTKGGLVGLVDYPDDDEEDEDEEDADSKEESPPLSKKSKLSS; translated from the exons gacacaTTAATAGTTTGGTCTGAGGCTGAAAACTATGACCTGGCCCTCAGCTTTCAGGAAAAGGCTGGTTGTGATGAGATCTGGGAGAAAATATGTCAG GTCCAGGGAAAGGACCCATCGGTAGACATCACCCAGGAGCTGATAGATGAGTCTGAAGAGGAGCGTTTTGATGACATGTCCTCTCCTGGTCTTGAACTTCCTCCATGTGAACTCTCCCGATTGGAGGAGGTGGCAGAGCTGGTGGCGTCATCCTTGCCTTCTCCGCTACGGCGAGAAAAGCTGGCCCTGGCGCTGGAGAACGAGGGCTACATCCGCAAGCTGCTGGAGCTTTTCCGCGTCTGCGAGGACTTAGAGAACCGAGAAGGTCTGCATCACCTCTACGACATCATCAAAGGCATTTTCCTACTCAATCGCACGGCGCTCTTTGAAGTCATGTTCTCTGAAGAATGCATCATGGATGTGATTGGCTGTCTGGAGTTCGATCCATCGCTACCCCAACCGCGGAGGCATCGGGAGTTCCTGACGACCACAGCACGCTTTAAAGAGGTCATTCCCATTTCGGACCCAGAGCTGCGGCAGAAGATCCACCAGACGTATCGAGTGCAGTATATTCAGGACATGGTGCTGCCCACTCCTTCGGTCTTTGAAGAAAACATGCTCTCCACCCTCCACTCCTTCATCTTCTTCAACAAAGTGGAGATTGTTGGCATGCTGCAG gatgaTGAGAAGTTCTTGACTGAGCTCTTTGCACAGCTAACTGACGAAGCCACAGATGACGACAAACGGCACGAATTG GTAAACTTCCTGAAGGAGTTTTGTGCGTTTTCACAAACGTTACAACCACAGAACAGAGATGCGTTCTTCAAAACCCTTTCCAACATGGGAATCTTGCCAGCGCTGGAAGTTATTCTT GGCATGGATGATGTGCAAGTGCGTGGAGCAGCCACTGATATCTTCTCCTACCTGGTGGAGTATAACCCCTCTATGGTGCGAGAGTTTGTTATGCAGGAGTCTCAGCAGAATGATGAT GACATTCTGTTGATAAATCTGATCATTGAGCATATGATCTGTGATACGGATCCAGAGTTGGGGGGAGCTGTTCAGCTTATGGGTTTGCTCAGGACACTAGTAGACCCAGAGAACATGCTGGCAACTGCTAAT AAAACGGAGAAGACTGAGTTCTTGAGCTTCTTCTATAAGCATTGCATGCATGTGCTCTCCGCTCCACTTCTTGCCAACACCACTGAAGAAAAACCCAGCAAAG ATGATTTCCAGACATGTCAGCTGCTGGCTCTAATCGTAGAGCTGCTCACTTTTTGCGTGGAGCATCACACGTATCACATAAAGAACTACATCATCAACAAAGACATCCTGCGCAGAGTGCTGGTGCTCACTGCATCACAACATGCTTTCCTAGCCTTAT GTGCTTTGCGTTTCATGAGAAAAATCATTGGCCTGAAGGATGAGTTTTATAACCGATACATTATGAGGAGCTTCCTGTTTGAGCCAGTGGTCAAAGCTTTCCTCAATAATGGATCCAGATACAACCTCATAAACTCAGCCATTATAGAGATGTTTGAGTATGTCAGAGTG GAGGATGTGAAGTCGCTGACGGCTCATATCATAGAGAACTACTGGAAGGGCCTGGAGGACGTAGACTATGTGCAGACGTTTAAAGGACTAAAGCTCCGATATGAACAGCAGAGAGAAAGACAGGACAACCCAAAACTTGACAG TATGAGGTCGATTCTGAGAAATCACCGTTTTCGCCGGGATGCGCGGACGCTGGAAGACGAGGAGGAGATGTGGTTTAATACGGACGAGGAAGACTTGGAGGATGGTGAAGCAGTTGTGCCGCCGTCGGATAAGATGAAGAATGACGAGGACCTGATGGATCCCATAAGCAAATTTATGGAGAGGAAGAAAT TGAAAGATTCCGAAGAGAAGGAGGTGTTGACAGGGAAAGCGAGTCTCTCAGGACGGCAGAGCCCCAGTTTTAAACTGTCCTTCTCCAGCTCCCCAAAGGCAAGCCTGTCCTCTCCCCCGACTGCATCCCTTCATCCCGGTTCACCTGGTTCTCCTAGCTCTCCCGGGACAGGGGCCCGGAGCTCCCCCCCATCGGCAGCTGTCACCACTAAG GGAGGTTTAGTGGGGCTGGTGGACTATCCCGATGACGACGAAGAAGACGAGGACGAGGAAGATGCAGACAGTAAAGAAGAAAGTCCTCCGCTGTCCAAGAAGTCCAAGCTGAGCTCCTAA